CTGCTGGCAACCGGGCGGGCCGCCGAGGCGAGAGCGATCCTGGCAGGGCTGGTCGACCGCAACCCGTCGAACGTGCCGTTCCTGTCGCGGCTGGCAGAGGCCGCGCTGGCGGTCGGCGACGGCGAGGCGGCGCTCGCCACCTGGGGTCGCGCGTCCGAGCTGCAACCGCGGTCGGAGTTCCTGCGGCTCGCGCAGGCCGACGCCTTGCGGCGGCTGGGGCGGGACGACGAGGCCCGCCGTGCGCTGCGCGGCGTGCTCGAGGTCGACCGGCGCAACGCCCCGGCGTGGCTCGGGCTCGCCGGCCTCGCCGGGGGCGCGGAGGAGGAGCTCGCGGTGCTGTCCGAGGCGATCGCGGCCGGGACCGACAGCATCGTGGTGCTGCTCCAGGCGGCGCGGCTCGAAGCCGGCCTCGGGCACGCCGCCGCGGCGAGCTCTCTGCTCGACCGCGCGGCGACCCTGATGCCCGGCGCCGCCGTGGTCTGGCTCGAGCGGGCGCGGCTCGACCAGGCATCGGGCCAGCTCGACGACGCACTGGAGGCCTGCCGGCGCGCCGCCGAGGCCGAGCCGGCCGATCCCGAGACGGCCCTGTGCAGCGGACGGGTCTTCATCGCGCGCGGCGAGCCTTCTCGAGCGCGGCCCCACCTCCTGCGGGCCCAGGTCCTGGGCCGCGGCACTGCGGCCGAGGTCGAGGCGAAGGCCCTCCTCGAGTCGCTGGCCGAGTGACGGCGCGCAGGCCGCGCCCCGACGCTGATCATGGCAGGAAGGGGGCTTCCGACCGCGTGGTACAGTCGGCGGGTGCGGACAGACTCCGGGTCTCGGGGCCCCGCCCAGGCTGGCCGGCGCGCAGTCTGCATCGACGCAGCTGCGCAGGGGCCGCGGTGACCGGCGAGCAGCCTTCGACCGGGTGCCAGAGCCCGGGGTCGAGCGGCGGCCCGAGCCGGCGCATCGCCGACTGGGTGTTCCTCGCCGCCGTCGTTGCGGTCGCCGCCGTGCTCCGCCTGTACCGGCTGGGTGCGGAGGGGCTGTGGTTCGACGAGGCCAACACGGCGGTGCTTGCCGGGCTCCCGGTGGGCGAGCTGCTCGAGCGGATCACGGTCGACAACCAGGCCCCCCTGTACTTCCTGCTGGTCAAGGCCGCCACGAGCATCCTGGGATGCTCCGAGTGGGCCGTCAGGTCGGTGTCGGCGGCATCAGGCATCGCGCTGGTGTGCCTGGCCTACGATGTCGGCCGCCGGTTGCTGTCGAGGGATGCCGCGCGCTGGGCCGCCATCCTGCTCGCCACCAGCCCGATGGCGATTCACTACAGCCAGGAGGCGCGCCCGTACGCGCTGTTGATGCTGCTCGTGCTGGCCGGTTTCCAGATCGCATGGAGCTTCGACGCGCGGCCGACGTTCGCTCGTGGGCTCGCTCTGGTGGCGGTGTTCCTGGCGGCGTGCCTGGCGCACAACATCGGACCGTTCTTCGTCGCCGGGCTCGCCCTGGCCAGTGTCTGCTCCGGGCGGCCCGACGCCCGCCGGCTGCGCGCGTGGGGCGCGGTCCTCGCGGCGACCGCCGTCGGCTACCTCGTCTGGCTCCCCAACCTGCTTCAGCAGGCCACTGGCATGGCTCACTCGTTCGCCTGGGCCCGCGGCATCTGGGGCAGCGAGTTCCCGTACCAGATCCCCAGATCGCTGGCCGCGATGACGCACGGGTCGTTGGCGCCGATCCGCAACCGCGTGCCGGACATCGTGTGGCAGGCCTGGGTCGCCCTCGCGCTGTCGGGGCTGCTCTGGATCGGCGGCCTGCACCGCCGCGCGAGGCTCGCCGATCGGCGTGCGCCCTTGCTGCTGGCGCTCGCCGGCGTCACGCCACTGCTCGGCATGTGGCTCTACTCCGTCGTCTCCAGGTCGCCGATCTACCTGGTGGGACGAGTCGACAGCCCGGCTCTGCCGATGCTCCTGCTGCTCACCGCGAGCGGCGCCGTGGCGATCAAGCCGGGCTGGAGGTGGCTCGGCCCGGGGGCGCTCATCGGCCTCGCCATCCTGCCGCTTCGGCTGCACCTGGGAATCGATTTCCGGTCGCAGGAACGGACAATGGCCCGCCTGGTCGAGGCCCAGCGTGGGGAAGGTGAGCCACTGATCACCACTGCATTCGACTGCAGCCTCGTCTACTACACGGATCTCCGGCACGGCGGCACGCTGGTGCTGTACCCGTCCGCGACCGAGCCCTTCCTGGGCTGGGTCGACTGGAGCAGGTACGACCCGGCAGCGCTCGAGGCGGACGCGGACGCGGTCGCGCTGCAGGCGATGGACCGGGCCCGTCAGAGCGAGTCTGGGAGGGTCTGGCTGCTGCTCCATCCCGATCCCAGGTACGCCGCGATCGCGACCGCGCTGGCGCGCCGGATGTCGCTGGCCGGCGAGCTGGACTTCGGGTACCTCGGCATCAAGCTGATGGTGTACGAGCCGGCCGCGCCGCCCTCCAGGCGCGACGGCACGCTGCCGCAGCGATGAGGTCCTCGGGGGCGCTGGTCGCGGTCTGGGGTGCCCCCCCAGCGGGGCTTGACCCGGTCCTGTCAACCCACTCCAGGCGATGGTAGACTGAGCGGCGGTGGAGGGGAGGAAATTGAGAATCGGCCCGTGTGGACTTCGGCGTCCCCGGCACGCGTCTTCACGATCGAGCGCTCCAGCCCGGGTCGGCACGGCGGAGCTTCGGTCTTCTCGATGAGGGTCATCGTTGGCTGATGACGGCGGCGGGTGAACGGCCGCGCGACCGCGATCGGTCCCGTGGCCGCGAAACGCCAACCTTGAAAGGAGGCAGCACATGTCCGAGCGTCTCACCCTGGACGGCAGGGAGGTTCCTTTCCGACCGGGACAGACGGTCCTGGAGGTAGCCCGGGAGAACCACGTCAGGATCCCAGCGCTGTGCTACCACCGCAAGACCGGTCCCGCGGGTCGGTGCCGGGTCTGCGTGGTCGAGGTCGAGGGCCAGCGCGGCCTGGCCACCTCCTGCAACCTTGCCGCCAGGGCGGGGATGGTCGTCCACACCGCCTCCGAGCGTGTCCTCGAGGTGCGGCGTATGGTCGTCAACCTGCTGCTCTCGAGCGGCGAGCACAACTGCCTCGCCTGCGAGCAGAACGGCCACTGCGAGCTCCAGGACGCGGCGTACCAGCTCGGCATCGAGACGCCGGCCTTCGTCCTGTCGGGGCCCAAGGCCGAGGTGGACGACTCGAGCGAGATGATCGTCTTCGACCACCGCAAGTGCATCCAGTGCGGCCGCTGCATCGCCGCCTGCAACCACGTGGTGGTGAACGAGGTTCTGGGCATGGCCGAGCGGGGCTTCGAGGCCAGGGTCGTGTGCGACCTCGACCAGCCGATGTCCCGGTCGACCTGCGTCCAGTGCGGCGAGTGCGTTCAGCTCTGCCCGGTGGGCGCGATCATCGACAAGAAGGCCGTCGGACGGGGCCGCGCCTGGGAGCTCGAGCAGGTCAACACCACCTGCCCCTACTGCGGGGTCGGCTGCCAGGTCACCCTGCACGTGGACCGCGGCGCGAACCGGATCGTCCGGGTCACCGGCCGGGAGGTCCCGCCGAACGACGGCATGCTGTGCGTGAAGGGGCGCTTCGGGTACGAGTTTCCGTCGAGCCCCAAGCGGCTCACCCAGCCGATGGTCCGCAAGAACGGGAAGCTCGAGCCGGTGTCTTGGGACGAGGCGCTCGACTACACGGCGCAGCGGATCGGCGACATCGTCGCCAAGCACGGGCCCGACGTCTTCTCGGCCTTCGGGTCGGGGCGCATCACCAACGAGAACAACTACGCGATCGCGAAGTTCACGAGGGCGGTCATCAAGACCAACAACGTCGATCACTGCGCTCGAACGTGACACGCCCCCACTGTCGCCGGTCTGGCGACAAGCTTCGGCTCGGGCGCGATGACCAACAGCATCCAGGAGCTCCAGGACGCTGACCTGATCTTCGTGATCGGCTCCAACATGACCGAGGCCCACCCGGTCATCTCGTACTACGTCAAGCGGGCCGTCAACAAGGGGGCGACCCTGATCGTGAACGATCCGCGGCGGACCGACCTCTGCCGGTGGGCAGCCCACCATGTCCAGATCAAGGTCGGCTCGGACATCGCGTACATCAACGGCCTGATCAACGAGATCTTCAAGAACGGGTGGGCGAACGAGGACTTCATCAGGGAGCACACCGAGAACCCGGACGAGATGCGCGCCTGGGCCGAGTCGTACCCCGTGGAGCGCGCCAGCGAGATCTGCGGCGTGCCGGTGGCCAGGATGAAGGAGATCGCCCGGCTGCTCGGCACGGCCAAGTCGGTGAGCGTCTGCTACACCCTGGGCATCACCGAGCACATCTGCGGCACCGACAACGTGAAGACGCTCGCCAACCTGCAGATGGTCCTGGGCAACCTCGGCAAGCACGGCGCCGGGCTGAACCCGCTGCGTGGGCAGAACAACGTCCAGGGAGCCTGCGACATGGGCGCCCTGCCCAACGTGTTCCACAACTACCAGCCGGTCACCGACGCCAAGGCGATCGAGAAGATGGAGAAGGACTGGGGCGTCACCGGCCTGTCGAGGACCGCCGGCTACAAGATGCCCACCATGCTCCACAAGGCGCTCGACGGCGGCACCAGGGTGCTCTACTGCGTTGCGGACAACACGGTCCAGACCGAGCCGCACATGGCGCACACGATCAAGGAGCTGCAGGCGCTGGAGCTCCTGGTGGTCACCGACATCTTCCCGAACCTGACCACCGCCCTGGCGCACGTGGTCTTTCCGGACTACAGCTGGGGCGAGGAGGAGGGCACGTTCTCGAACACCGAGCGGCGCGTGCAGCGCGTGCGCCGGGCCCTCACCCCGCCCGAGGGCTGCCGGCCGAACTGGTGGATCCTCCAGGAGCTCGGCAAGCGGCTGGGCTACGACCTCGGGTTTACGTCGGCGCGGGCGATCTGGGAGGACATGCGCCGGACCGCGACCAGCTACGCCGGCATCACTCACGAGCGCATCGAGGACGTGGGCCTGCAGTGGCCGTGCCCGACGCTCGAGCACCCCGGGACGGCGTTCCTGCACAAGGACGGCAAGTTCTCCCGCGGCAAAGGGCTGTTCTGCAAGACCGACTGGATCCCACCGGCCGAGGTCGTGGACGAGGAGTACCCGCTGGTGCTGTCGACCGGCCGCCGGCTCTGGCACTACCACTCCGGCACGCAGACCCGGAACTCGGTCGGGCTCGAGAACCTCTTCCCCGAGGAGCTCCTGGAGATGCACCCGACCGATGCCTCTCCGCTCGGGATCGCGAGCGGCGATCTGGTCAAGGCGGTGAGCCGCCGCGGCGAGGTCACGCTGCGCGCCTGGGTCAACGAGCGCGCGGCGCCCGGCCTGTGCTGGATGGCCTTCCACTTCGAAGAGGCGTGCGCCAACGTGCTCACCATCGATGCGTTCGATCCGGTCACCGAGACGGCCGAGTACAAGGTGTGCGCGATCCGGGTCGAGAAGGTCCGGGACGGCGAGGCCCCGATGGAGGACCTCCGACGCCAGGCCCGGCCCTGAGCCGTGCCGGCGGCGGGAAAGGAGACGAACATGGCAGGCAACCTCGAAATCAAGTCCGTCCTCGACCTGGCGATCGGCCGCGAGGAGGAGGCGTTCCGCTTCTACTCCGAGGTCTCGGGGCGGGTGGAGAACCCGGGCGTGAAGGAGATCTTCGACCAGCTCGCCAAGGACGAGCTCGGCCACAAGGTGTTTCTCCAGGCGTGCCTGAAGGACCCGGAGCTCGCCTCCAAGCTCCCGGTGCCGACCGACTACAAGATCGCCGAGGCCACGGCCGAGCCGAGCCTGTCGATCGACATGAAGCCGGCCGATGCCCTGGCCGTGGCGATGAAGAAGGAGCTGGGGGCCGCCGAGTTCTACCAGGACCTGGCGAGGTCGGCCTCCGATGCGACGCTCACCGCCATGTTCGAGAACCTGGCCCGCATGGAGCTCGGCCACAAGAGCCGGATCGAGCACATGTTCGTGGACATCGGCTACCCGGAGGTCTTCTGACATGAATCCCCACGCACGAGAGGCGATCCTGGCCCTGGCGGCCTCCTACCCGGCCCCCAAGGCAGCCCTGCTGGGGGCCCTCGAGATCCTGCAGCGGGAGGAGGGTGGCCACCTCGACGCCGAGGACCTGTCGAACGTCGCGGCCCTGCTGCGGGTGCCGCTGGCGACCGTCTACGCCACCGCCAGCTACTACACCATGCTCAACCTCGAGCCGGTGGGCTCCTACCACCTGCAGGTCGACACCAACATCCCGGCCACCCTGGCCGGTGCCGGGGAGCTGCTCGCCCATCTCGAGCGGTCGCTTGGCATCGGCGTGGGCGAGACCACGCCCGACGGGCTGTTCACGCTCTCGGCCGTGGAGGACCTCGGGTCGTGCGGCACCTGCCCGGTGATCCAGGTCAATGACCGGTACTACGAGAACATCACCCCCAAGAAGGCGGACGAGCTGATCGCGAGCCTCCGGCGGGGCGTGATGCCCGACTGGAAGGTCGACGGCAACTGGGCGAGCGAGTGCAACATCCTGCTCGCCCGCCGCGGCAAGCGCGGCTCGACCGCGCTGGCGGGGTACGTTGCCGACGGCGGCTACCAGGGGCTCGAGAAGGCGCTCGCGCTGCCGCCGGCCGAGGTCGCCAAGATGGTCCGGGATGCCGTGCTCCGCGGCCGCGGCGGCGCCGGCTTCCCGGCCGGGGTCAAGTGGGGGTTCATCCCCAAGGACAACGCCAAGCCGGTCTACCTGATCGCCAACGCGGACGAGGGCGAGCCCGGGACCTTCAAGGACCG
The Thermoanaerobaculales bacterium genome window above contains:
- a CDS encoding glycosyltransferase family 39 protein encodes the protein MTGEQPSTGCQSPGSSGGPSRRIADWVFLAAVVAVAAVLRLYRLGAEGLWFDEANTAVLAGLPVGELLERITVDNQAPLYFLLVKAATSILGCSEWAVRSVSAASGIALVCLAYDVGRRLLSRDAARWAAILLATSPMAIHYSQEARPYALLMLLVLAGFQIAWSFDARPTFARGLALVAVFLAACLAHNIGPFFVAGLALASVCSGRPDARRLRAWGAVLAATAVGYLVWLPNLLQQATGMAHSFAWARGIWGSEFPYQIPRSLAAMTHGSLAPIRNRVPDIVWQAWVALALSGLLWIGGLHRRARLADRRAPLLLALAGVTPLLGMWLYSVVSRSPIYLVGRVDSPALPMLLLLTASGAVAIKPGWRWLGPGALIGLAILPLRLHLGIDFRSQERTMARLVEAQRGEGEPLITTAFDCSLVYYTDLRHGGTLVLYPSATEPFLGWVDWSRYDPAALEADADAVALQAMDRARQSESGRVWLLLHPDPRYAAIATALARRMSLAGELDFGYLGIKLMVYEPAAPPSRRDGTLPQR
- a CDS encoding molybdopterin dinucleotide binding domain-containing protein; its protein translation is MRRTATSYAGITHERIEDVGLQWPCPTLEHPGTAFLHKDGKFSRGKGLFCKTDWIPPAEVVDEEYPLVLSTGRRLWHYHSGTQTRNSVGLENLFPEELLEMHPTDASPLGIASGDLVKAVSRRGEVTLRAWVNERAAPGLCWMAFHFEEACANVLTIDAFDPVTETAEYKVCAIRVEKVRDGEAPMEDLRRQARP
- a CDS encoding ferritin family protein, which translates into the protein MAGNLEIKSVLDLAIGREEEAFRFYSEVSGRVENPGVKEIFDQLAKDELGHKVFLQACLKDPELASKLPVPTDYKIAEATAEPSLSIDMKPADALAVAMKKELGAAEFYQDLARSASDATLTAMFENLARMELGHKSRIEHMFVDIGYPEVF